The following proteins are encoded in a genomic region of Triticum dicoccoides isolate Atlit2015 ecotype Zavitan chromosome 1B, WEW_v2.0, whole genome shotgun sequence:
- the LOC119346991 gene encoding uracil phosphoribosyltransferase-like: protein MPSPATATAAAAGVPLHRRPCAPRLLVQASCCSLASRALVEPARHAAPAPLLVRRPRPSLAVARAASPDAATGSSRSPASGGQMLVFVPPHPLIKHWVSVLRNEQTPCAVFRSAMAELGRLLIYEACRDWLPTITGEIQTPVAVSSVEFIDPREPVMVVPILRAGLALAENASSILPATKTYHLGLRRDEETLQPSVYLNNLPEKIPEGTRVLVIDPMLATGGTIVAAIDLLVDRGVTSKQIKVVSAVAASPALQKLSNKFPGLHVYAGMIDSEVDERGYIVPGLGDAGDRSFNT from the exons ATGCCGTCGCCCGCCACGGCCACGGCCGCGGCCGCGGGAGTGCCCCTCCATCGCCGCCCGTGCGCGCCACGCCTCCTCGTGCAAGCCTCCTGTTGCTCTCTGGCCTCCCGCGCGCTCGTGGAACCCGCGCGCCACGCCGCCCCGGCCCCGCTGCTCGTCCGCAGGCCCCGGCCGTCTCTGGCGGTGGCGAGGGCGGCGAGCCCCGACGCCGCCACCGGTTCATCGCGGTCTCCCGCCTCCGGCGGCCAGATGCTG GTGTTCGTCCCGCCGCACCCGCTGATAAAGCACTGGGTCTCCGTCCTGCGCAACGAGCAGACGCCCTGCGCCGTCTTCC GGAGTGCTATGGCAGAGCTTGGTCGTCTCCTCATATATGAAGCCTGCAGGGATTGGCTG CCTACAATCACAGGAGAAATTCAAACACCCGTAGCTGTTTCAAGTGTTGAATTCATCGATCCAAGGGAGCCTGTTATG GTTGTTCCAATTCTGAGAGCTGGTCTTGCTCTAGCTGAAAACGCTTCATCAATTCTGCCAGCCACCAAGACTTATCACCTCG GACTTCGTAGGGATGAAGAAACACTTCAACCTTCAGTATATCTCAACAA CTTGCCAGAAAAGATTCCAGAGGGGACTCGTGTGCTAGTTATTGATCCAATGCTGGCCACTG GTGGGACAATCGTTGCTGCTATTGACTTGTTGGTTGACCGTGGAGTTACAAGCAAACAAATTAAAGTT GTATCAGCGGTTGCAGCATCTCCTGCGCTACAAAAGCTCAGCAACAAGTTCCCTGG GCTCCATGTGTACGCAGGGATGATCGATTCTGAAGTAGATGAGAGAGG GTACATAGTTCCCGGGTTGGGAGACGCTGGTGATAGAAGCTTCAATACATAA